In one Dermacentor albipictus isolate Rhodes 1998 colony unplaced genomic scaffold, USDA_Dalb.pri_finalv2 scaffold_11, whole genome shotgun sequence genomic region, the following are encoded:
- the LOC139051339 gene encoding uncharacterized protein isoform X2, translating into MFAVIMLCLFIGLAGFVAYLLLGSVNVEKADEADIFGGDTGGGGGGGGSPSPRLPPTTPRAAGRAPDGTPPDVPTPELPPPDVPPRAAPPPGVPPRPAPHPAVPLRPAPPPARPPPAPMPPPKKPFSVNELVCTVGAYAIFPSMIPTEGLCTYIYYRDVAIARGTLHGVLVPESWATFQNEMQSRSRPLGGIGFDIRSK; encoded by the exons ATGTTCGCCGTCATCATGCTTTGCCTGTTTATCGGTCTTGCTGGATTTGTCGCCTACCTGCTGCTGGGATCAGTGAAcg TTGAAAAAGCAGACGAGGCGGACATCTTTGGAGGAGACactggcggtggcggtggcggtggagGCAGCCCTTCACCTAGACTGCCACCTACTACGCCAAGGGCGGCTG GCCGTGCGCCAGACGGCACACCACCAGATGTCCCGACACCCGAACTCCCTCCTCCAGATGTCCCTCCGCGAGCCGCCCCTCCTCCAGGAGTCCCTCCGCGACCTGCACCTCATCCAGCTGTGCCACTGCGACCTGCACCTCCTCCAGCTCGGCCACCGCCCGCACCAATGCCTCCACCTAAGAAGCCAT TCTCGGTCAACGAGCTCGTGTGCACGGTCGGGGCCTACGCGATCTTCCCCAGCATGATCCCGACGGAGGGCCTGTGCACCTACATCTACTACAGGGACGTCGCAATTGCTCGCGGCACTCTGCACGGCGTCCTGGTCCCTGAAAGCTGGGCGACGTTCCAGAATGAGATGCAGAGCCGCAGTCGACCTTTGGGCGGCATCGGCTTCGATATCCG